In Electrophorus electricus isolate fEleEle1 chromosome 1, fEleEle1.pri, whole genome shotgun sequence, a single window of DNA contains:
- the cyth1a gene encoding cytohesin-1a isoform X1, protein MGTVNELCVSTLQAFLCPAVPSTAQVPDDLTPEEQQELENIRRRKQELLEDIQRLKDEIAEVTSEIENLGSTEERKNMQRNKQVAMGRKKFNMDPKKGIQFLIENDLLKNTSDDIAQFLYKGEGLNKTAIGDYLGERDDFNIQVLHAFVELHEFTDLNLVQALRQFLWSFRLPGEAQKIDRMMEAFAQRYCQCNPGVFQSTDTCYILSFAIIMLNTSLHNPNVRDKPAVERFISMNRGINDGGDLPEELLRNLYESIKNEPFKIPEDDGNDLTHTFFNPDREGWLLKLGGRVKTWKRRWFILTDNCLYYFEYTTDKEPRGIIPLENLSIREVEDKKPNCFELFIPDNKDQVIKACKTEADGRVVEGNHTFYRISAPTTEEKDEWINSIKAAISRDPFYEMLAARKKKVSSMKRH, encoded by the exons TGCCAGACGACTTGACGCCTGAGGAGCAGCAGGAGTTGGAGAACATCCGCCGGCGTAAGCAGGAGCTCCTAGAGGACATTCAG CGCCTGAAGGATGAGATAGCCGAGGTTACCAGCGAGATCGAGAACCTGGGTTCAacggaggagag AAAAAACATGCAGAGAAATAAGCAGGTAGCCATGGGCCGCAAGAAGTTCAACATGGACCCCAAGAAG GGGATCCAGTTCCTGATTGAAAATGACCTTCTGAAGAACACCAGCGATGATATCGCTCAGTTCCTCTACAAGGGCGAGGGCCTGAACAAGACAGCCATAGGGGACTACCttggagagag GGACGATTTCAACATCCAGGTTCTGCATGCATTCGTGGAGCTGCATGAGTTCACAGACCTGAACCTGGTCCAGGCACTTAG gcagtttCTGTGGAGCTTCAGGCTTCCGGGTGAGGCGCAGAAGATCGATAGGATGATGGAGGCTTTTGCCCAGCGCTACTGCCAGTGCAACCCTGGAGTCTTCCAGTCCACCG acacatgctaCATCCTGTCATTCGCCATCATTATGCTGAACACCAGCCTCCACAACCCCAACGTGAGGGACAAGCCTGCAGTGGAGCGCTTCATCTCCATGAACCGGGGTATCAACGATGGTGGAGACCTCCCCGAGGAGCTGCTCCGG AATCTGTACGAGAGCATCAAGAACGAGCCGTTCAAGATCCCTGAGGATGACGGgaatgacctcacacacacgttcttTAACCCGGACCGAGAGGGCTGGCTTCTCAAGCTGG GTGGACGTGTCAAAACCTGGAAGAGACGGTGGTTCATTCTCACAGATAACTGCCTTTACTACTTCGAGTACACTACT GATAAAGAGCCCAGAGGAATCATTCCTTTGGAAAACTTGAGTATTCGGGAAGTGGAAGATAAGAAGCCG AACTGCTTTGAGCTCTTCATACCAGACAACAAGGACCAGGTGATTAAGGCGTGCAAGACGGAGGCGGATGGGCGGGTGGTGGAGGGCAATCACACGTTCTACCGCATCTCTGCCCCCACCACAGAGGAGAAGGACGAGTGGATAAACAGCATCAA GGCAGCAATCAGCCGAGACCCCTTCTACGAGATGCTGGCTGCCAGGAAGAAGAAGGTCTCCTCCATGAAGAGGCATTAG
- the cyth1a gene encoding cytohesin-1a isoform X2: MVLKSEDGVVPDDLTPEEQQELENIRRRKQELLEDIQRLKDEIAEVTSEIENLGSTEERKNMQRNKQVAMGRKKFNMDPKKGIQFLIENDLLKNTSDDIAQFLYKGEGLNKTAIGDYLGERDDFNIQVLHAFVELHEFTDLNLVQALRQFLWSFRLPGEAQKIDRMMEAFAQRYCQCNPGVFQSTDTCYILSFAIIMLNTSLHNPNVRDKPAVERFISMNRGINDGGDLPEELLRNLYESIKNEPFKIPEDDGNDLTHTFFNPDREGWLLKLGGGRVKTWKRRWFILTDNCLYYFEYTTDKEPRGIIPLENLSIREVEDKKPNCFELFIPDNKDQVIKACKTEADGRVVEGNHTFYRISAPTTEEKDEWINSIKAAISRDPFYEMLAARKKKVSSMKRH, translated from the exons TGCCAGACGACTTGACGCCTGAGGAGCAGCAGGAGTTGGAGAACATCCGCCGGCGTAAGCAGGAGCTCCTAGAGGACATTCAG CGCCTGAAGGATGAGATAGCCGAGGTTACCAGCGAGATCGAGAACCTGGGTTCAacggaggagag AAAAAACATGCAGAGAAATAAGCAGGTAGCCATGGGCCGCAAGAAGTTCAACATGGACCCCAAGAAG GGGATCCAGTTCCTGATTGAAAATGACCTTCTGAAGAACACCAGCGATGATATCGCTCAGTTCCTCTACAAGGGCGAGGGCCTGAACAAGACAGCCATAGGGGACTACCttggagagag GGACGATTTCAACATCCAGGTTCTGCATGCATTCGTGGAGCTGCATGAGTTCACAGACCTGAACCTGGTCCAGGCACTTAG gcagtttCTGTGGAGCTTCAGGCTTCCGGGTGAGGCGCAGAAGATCGATAGGATGATGGAGGCTTTTGCCCAGCGCTACTGCCAGTGCAACCCTGGAGTCTTCCAGTCCACCG acacatgctaCATCCTGTCATTCGCCATCATTATGCTGAACACCAGCCTCCACAACCCCAACGTGAGGGACAAGCCTGCAGTGGAGCGCTTCATCTCCATGAACCGGGGTATCAACGATGGTGGAGACCTCCCCGAGGAGCTGCTCCGG AATCTGTACGAGAGCATCAAGAACGAGCCGTTCAAGATCCCTGAGGATGACGGgaatgacctcacacacacgttcttTAACCCGGACCGAGAGGGCTGGCTTCTCAAGCTGGG AGGTGGACGTGTCAAAACCTGGAAGAGACGGTGGTTCATTCTCACAGATAACTGCCTTTACTACTTCGAGTACACTACT GATAAAGAGCCCAGAGGAATCATTCCTTTGGAAAACTTGAGTATTCGGGAAGTGGAAGATAAGAAGCCG AACTGCTTTGAGCTCTTCATACCAGACAACAAGGACCAGGTGATTAAGGCGTGCAAGACGGAGGCGGATGGGCGGGTGGTGGAGGGCAATCACACGTTCTACCGCATCTCTGCCCCCACCACAGAGGAGAAGGACGAGTGGATAAACAGCATCAA GGCAGCAATCAGCCGAGACCCCTTCTACGAGATGCTGGCTGCCAGGAAGAAGAAGGTCTCCTCCATGAAGAGGCATTAG
- the cyth1a gene encoding cytohesin-1a isoform X3 gives MNEERYVPDDLTPEEQQELENIRRRKQELLEDIQRLKDEIAEVTSEIENLGSTEERKNMQRNKQVAMGRKKFNMDPKKGIQFLIENDLLKNTSDDIAQFLYKGEGLNKTAIGDYLGERDDFNIQVLHAFVELHEFTDLNLVQALRQFLWSFRLPGEAQKIDRMMEAFAQRYCQCNPGVFQSTDTCYILSFAIIMLNTSLHNPNVRDKPAVERFISMNRGINDGGDLPEELLRNLYESIKNEPFKIPEDDGNDLTHTFFNPDREGWLLKLGGGRVKTWKRRWFILTDNCLYYFEYTTDKEPRGIIPLENLSIREVEDKKPNCFELFIPDNKDQVIKACKTEADGRVVEGNHTFYRISAPTTEEKDEWINSIKAAISRDPFYEMLAARKKKVSSMKRH, from the exons TGCCAGACGACTTGACGCCTGAGGAGCAGCAGGAGTTGGAGAACATCCGCCGGCGTAAGCAGGAGCTCCTAGAGGACATTCAG CGCCTGAAGGATGAGATAGCCGAGGTTACCAGCGAGATCGAGAACCTGGGTTCAacggaggagag AAAAAACATGCAGAGAAATAAGCAGGTAGCCATGGGCCGCAAGAAGTTCAACATGGACCCCAAGAAG GGGATCCAGTTCCTGATTGAAAATGACCTTCTGAAGAACACCAGCGATGATATCGCTCAGTTCCTCTACAAGGGCGAGGGCCTGAACAAGACAGCCATAGGGGACTACCttggagagag GGACGATTTCAACATCCAGGTTCTGCATGCATTCGTGGAGCTGCATGAGTTCACAGACCTGAACCTGGTCCAGGCACTTAG gcagtttCTGTGGAGCTTCAGGCTTCCGGGTGAGGCGCAGAAGATCGATAGGATGATGGAGGCTTTTGCCCAGCGCTACTGCCAGTGCAACCCTGGAGTCTTCCAGTCCACCG acacatgctaCATCCTGTCATTCGCCATCATTATGCTGAACACCAGCCTCCACAACCCCAACGTGAGGGACAAGCCTGCAGTGGAGCGCTTCATCTCCATGAACCGGGGTATCAACGATGGTGGAGACCTCCCCGAGGAGCTGCTCCGG AATCTGTACGAGAGCATCAAGAACGAGCCGTTCAAGATCCCTGAGGATGACGGgaatgacctcacacacacgttcttTAACCCGGACCGAGAGGGCTGGCTTCTCAAGCTGGG AGGTGGACGTGTCAAAACCTGGAAGAGACGGTGGTTCATTCTCACAGATAACTGCCTTTACTACTTCGAGTACACTACT GATAAAGAGCCCAGAGGAATCATTCCTTTGGAAAACTTGAGTATTCGGGAAGTGGAAGATAAGAAGCCG AACTGCTTTGAGCTCTTCATACCAGACAACAAGGACCAGGTGATTAAGGCGTGCAAGACGGAGGCGGATGGGCGGGTGGTGGAGGGCAATCACACGTTCTACCGCATCTCTGCCCCCACCACAGAGGAGAAGGACGAGTGGATAAACAGCATCAA GGCAGCAATCAGCCGAGACCCCTTCTACGAGATGCTGGCTGCCAGGAAGAAGAAGGTCTCCTCCATGAAGAGGCATTAG